The Pseudarthrobacter sp. NS4 genome includes a window with the following:
- the map gene encoding type I methionyl aminopeptidase: MIEILNPTELARAKETGALVGNILQSLKNRTAVGTNLLDIDQWAQAMIAEAGAESCYVDYEPSFGRGPFGHYICTSVNDGVLHGLPHDYALADGDLLTLDIAVSLGGVAADSAISFIVGESKPQESVAMISATERALKAGIAAAGPGARIGDISHAIGSVLSEAGYPVNTQFGGHGIGSTMHQDPHIPNTGRPGRGYKLRPGLLLALEPWVMADTAELITDADGWTLRSATGCRTAHSEHTIAITKDGAEILTLPTQPHP; encoded by the coding sequence ATGATCGAGATCCTGAACCCCACCGAGCTTGCCCGGGCAAAGGAAACAGGCGCCCTGGTGGGTAACATCCTGCAGAGCCTGAAAAACCGCACCGCAGTAGGCACGAACCTCCTGGACATCGACCAGTGGGCCCAGGCCATGATCGCCGAGGCCGGAGCGGAGTCCTGCTACGTGGATTACGAGCCGTCGTTCGGGCGGGGGCCGTTCGGCCATTACATCTGCACGTCGGTCAACGACGGCGTGCTCCACGGACTCCCCCACGATTACGCGCTGGCTGACGGCGACCTGCTGACGCTGGACATCGCCGTCTCCCTTGGCGGAGTCGCTGCGGACTCTGCGATCAGCTTCATTGTTGGCGAGTCAAAACCCCAGGAAAGCGTCGCGATGATCAGCGCGACCGAACGTGCCTTGAAGGCAGGGATCGCCGCTGCCGGACCAGGGGCCCGGATCGGCGACATCTCCCATGCAATCGGCTCGGTCCTCAGCGAGGCGGGCTACCCGGTCAACACGCAGTTCGGCGGGCACGGCATCGGGTCGACCATGCACCAGGACCCGCACATTCCGAACACCGGGCGGCCGGGCCGGGGATACAAACTGCGCCCGGGGCTGCTGCTTGCACTGGAGCCGTGGGTCATGGCCGACACCGCCGAACTCATTACCGACGCGGACGGGTGGACGCTCCGCAGCGCGACAGGCTGCCGGACAGCACACAGTGAGCACACGATCGCCATCACCAAGGACGGCGCAGAAATCCTCACCCTGCCGACGCAGCCGCACCCCTAA
- a CDS encoding DUF808 domain-containing protein translates to MSGGLVALLDDVAALARIAAASVDDVAAGAAKAGAKAAGVVIDDAAVTPQYMSGADPSRELPMIKKIFWGSLRNKLLIILPALLLISAFIPGVIPFILMLGGTYLCYEGAEKVWHKLRGHHAEEKAPAVERGPEAEAKVIKGAITTDFILSCEIMVISMNEVAGDSIWSRAVILVVVALVITVAVYGAVALIVKMDDIGLHLTTKNSARSQRFGELLVKGMPAVLAGITFIGTIAMLWVGGHIMLQGAYDLGWHAPYDLVHVLEKPFAGIAVVGGLLAWLVNTLCSAILGLAWGLLIMAIVGPLLKALPIGKKKGGHEEGDIRAELAGYRPGKHDGDSAS, encoded by the coding sequence GTGAGCGGCGGTCTCGTCGCCCTGCTGGACGACGTCGCAGCCCTGGCCCGCATAGCGGCCGCTTCGGTGGACGACGTCGCTGCCGGCGCCGCCAAGGCGGGCGCAAAGGCCGCCGGCGTGGTGATCGACGACGCCGCCGTTACCCCGCAGTACATGTCCGGCGCGGACCCGTCCCGCGAACTGCCGATGATCAAGAAGATCTTCTGGGGCTCGCTGCGGAACAAGCTGTTGATCATCCTCCCGGCACTGCTGCTCATCAGCGCCTTCATCCCGGGGGTCATCCCGTTCATCCTCATGCTGGGCGGCACCTACCTCTGCTACGAGGGCGCCGAGAAGGTCTGGCACAAGCTCCGCGGCCACCACGCGGAGGAAAAGGCGCCGGCGGTCGAGCGGGGTCCGGAGGCGGAGGCCAAGGTCATCAAGGGCGCCATCACCACCGACTTCATCCTGTCCTGCGAGATCATGGTCATCTCGATGAACGAGGTGGCCGGCGATTCCATCTGGTCCCGGGCTGTCATCCTGGTCGTGGTGGCTCTCGTGATCACGGTGGCCGTGTATGGCGCCGTCGCACTCATCGTCAAGATGGACGACATCGGCCTGCACCTGACCACCAAGAACTCCGCGCGCTCCCAGCGCTTCGGCGAACTGCTCGTCAAGGGGATGCCCGCCGTCCTGGCCGGGATCACCTTTATCGGGACCATCGCCATGCTGTGGGTTGGCGGCCACATCATGCTGCAGGGAGCATACGACCTCGGCTGGCACGCGCCCTATGACCTGGTCCATGTCCTCGAGAAACCCTTCGCCGGGATCGCAGTGGTGGGCGGCCTCCTGGCCTGGCTGGTGAACACCCTGTGCTCGGCCATCCTCGGACTCGCCTGGGGCCTCCTCATCATGGCTATCGTGGGCCCGCTGCTCAAAGCGCTGCCGATCGGCAAAAAGAAGGGCGGGCACGAAGAAGGCGACATCCGCGCCGAACTTGCCGGCTACCGGCCGGGGAAACATGACGGGGATTCCGCTTCCTAG
- a CDS encoding oxygenase MpaB family protein has product MARGMGDFGAEGILLAGAGRAILLQLADPAVGHGVAEHSTFVGRPVNRLKGTLTYVYAVTYGTDEQVKEVQRRVNRAHGPVHRDDNGTSKGYNAYNPELQLWVTATLYDTALTIIEKIYGPLDDESADTMYRDYARLGTALQLPADMWPADRAAFRRYWNKRISNLRAEGAGVRVGRGLLFPKHTAIWYRAIMPSARFLTAGLLPDQLRKDFGLPWSDRHERRFDRTMRILAVAYPRLPRRIRHWFKDYCLNSLDTDLRRNRQPAQEQGVSQ; this is encoded by the coding sequence ATGGCACGAGGAATGGGCGACTTTGGTGCGGAAGGCATCCTGCTGGCAGGGGCGGGACGGGCCATTCTGCTGCAGCTTGCCGACCCCGCAGTGGGCCACGGCGTCGCGGAGCACAGCACGTTCGTAGGCCGTCCGGTCAACAGGCTGAAGGGCACCCTCACTTACGTGTACGCCGTAACCTACGGGACGGACGAACAGGTCAAAGAGGTCCAGCGTCGGGTGAACCGGGCGCATGGCCCAGTCCACCGGGACGACAACGGGACCTCCAAGGGGTACAACGCCTACAACCCCGAACTGCAGCTGTGGGTGACAGCAACGCTCTACGACACGGCCCTAACCATCATCGAGAAAATCTACGGCCCGCTCGACGACGAGTCCGCTGACACCATGTACCGCGACTACGCCAGGCTCGGGACCGCCCTGCAGCTCCCGGCGGACATGTGGCCGGCGGACCGGGCAGCGTTCAGGCGCTACTGGAACAAGCGCATCTCCAACCTGCGGGCGGAAGGCGCCGGGGTGCGCGTGGGCCGCGGCCTGTTGTTCCCAAAGCACACGGCGATCTGGTACCGCGCCATCATGCCGTCCGCCCGGTTCCTCACCGCCGGCCTCCTTCCCGATCAGCTCCGGAAGGACTTTGGCCTCCCGTGGAGCGACCGCCACGAGCGCCGTTTCGACCGCACCATGCGGATCCTGGCCGTGGCCTACCCCAGGCTCCCGCGGCGGATCCGGCACTGGTTCAAGGATTACTGCCTGAACAGCCTGGATACCGACCTTCGCAGGAACCGCCAGCCCGCCCAGGAGCAGGGAGTCAGTCAGTAG
- a CDS encoding purine-cytosine permease family protein, whose translation MQEKLSSATQRRAAAAGNQGVQEHSTEDHEAWLQPIPESARTRKVSGQFWIWAGANLAPINWVLGALGIHLGLGFADTVTVLVLGNLIGMLLFGCFVLLGQKTGATGMVLARAAFGRRGNYLPAAIQALLVIGWCAVNTWIILDLVMALFGTLGWVDPEAQNYAWKIGVATAIMAAQVAIAWFGYKAIAAFEKWTVPPTIIILAVMSAVAWFGMEINWTYAGPAGNILEGSERIAAMSAVMTAIGIGWGITWFTYAADYSRFVSTEVPKRKVYLASVLGQFIPVVWLGVLGASLATNSGEVDPGKLIVQNFGVLALPVLLMVLHGPIATNILNIYTFSVATQALDISISRRKLNLFVGVFSLIAVVFFIFQEDFAAVLDAWLIGLVAWVAAWGGVMLVHYFWLEKRWPGDPERLFDDVGTHRLPGINWAGVTSLLAGIFATWLFMYGLVPAMQGPIAVALGGWDLSWLAGGLTSAGVYAVLGPRAHVRYLGLKNTVVPKPESAGSTTVIPVP comes from the coding sequence ATGCAAGAAAAGCTTTCTTCAGCAACGCAAAGGCGCGCTGCTGCCGCAGGAAACCAGGGCGTACAAGAGCACAGCACTGAAGACCACGAAGCCTGGCTGCAGCCCATCCCCGAGTCAGCGCGGACCCGCAAGGTCTCCGGCCAGTTCTGGATCTGGGCGGGTGCCAACCTGGCGCCCATCAACTGGGTGCTGGGTGCACTCGGCATCCACCTCGGACTCGGGTTCGCCGACACGGTAACCGTCCTGGTCCTTGGCAACCTGATCGGCATGCTCCTGTTCGGCTGCTTCGTCCTCCTCGGCCAAAAGACCGGCGCCACCGGCATGGTCCTGGCCCGGGCCGCGTTCGGCAGGCGCGGAAACTACCTGCCGGCCGCCATCCAGGCGCTCCTGGTCATCGGCTGGTGCGCGGTCAACACCTGGATCATCCTGGACCTGGTGATGGCGCTCTTCGGAACCCTCGGCTGGGTGGACCCGGAAGCGCAGAACTATGCCTGGAAGATCGGCGTGGCCACGGCCATCATGGCAGCCCAGGTTGCCATCGCCTGGTTCGGCTACAAAGCCATCGCCGCCTTTGAAAAGTGGACGGTGCCGCCCACCATCATCATCCTGGCCGTCATGTCCGCCGTCGCCTGGTTCGGCATGGAGATCAACTGGACCTACGCCGGCCCCGCCGGCAACATCCTGGAAGGCTCCGAGCGCATCGCCGCAATGAGCGCCGTCATGACAGCCATCGGCATCGGCTGGGGCATCACCTGGTTCACCTACGCCGCCGACTACTCCCGTTTTGTCAGCACCGAAGTGCCCAAGCGCAAGGTCTACCTCGCCTCCGTCCTGGGGCAGTTCATCCCCGTGGTCTGGCTCGGAGTGCTGGGCGCCAGCCTGGCCACGAACAGCGGCGAGGTGGATCCCGGCAAGCTCATTGTGCAGAACTTCGGCGTCCTGGCGCTGCCGGTGCTCCTCATGGTGCTCCACGGACCCATCGCCACCAACATCCTGAACATCTACACCTTCTCGGTGGCCACGCAGGCCCTGGACATCTCCATCAGCCGCCGCAAGCTGAACCTGTTCGTCGGCGTCTTCTCGCTCATCGCCGTCGTCTTCTTCATCTTCCAGGAGGACTTCGCGGCGGTCCTGGATGCCTGGCTCATCGGCCTGGTGGCCTGGGTTGCCGCCTGGGGCGGGGTCATGCTGGTGCACTACTTCTGGCTGGAGAAGCGCTGGCCGGGCGATCCCGAGCGGCTGTTCGACGACGTCGGAACGCACCGGCTCCCCGGCATCAACTGGGCGGGCGTCACCTCCCTCCTGGCCGGCATCTTCGCCACCTGGCTGTTTATGTACGGCCTCGTCCCCGCCATGCAGGGCCCCATCGCCGTGGCCCTGGGCGGCTGGGACCTGTCCTGGCTCGCAGGCGGCCTGACCAGCGCCGGCGTCTACGCAGTCCTCGGCCCACGGGCCCACGTCCGGTACCTCGGCCTGAAGAATACCGTTGTTCCCAAGCCCGAGAGCGCCGGCAGCACCACCGTGATCCCGGTCCCCTGA
- a CDS encoding helix-turn-helix domain-containing protein — protein sequence MVRLPLTPEEVERGQRLGALLRRARGGRSMLDVALDARVSPETLRKIETGRVATPAFPTIAALADVLGLSLDAVWAEIHQPERGAGPARPGRKAGERLAS from the coding sequence ATGGTCAGATTGCCGCTTACACCCGAAGAAGTCGAGCGCGGGCAGCGTCTTGGCGCCCTGCTGCGCCGCGCCAGGGGAGGACGCTCCATGCTCGACGTCGCCCTGGATGCGCGTGTCTCGCCGGAAACCCTTCGCAAGATCGAGACGGGCCGCGTGGCGACCCCCGCCTTCCCCACCATCGCTGCGCTCGCCGACGTCCTCGGGCTCTCCCTGGACGCGGTGTGGGCCGAAATCCACCAGCCTGAACGCGGTGCCGGACCTGCCCGCCCTGGGCGCAAGGCAGGCGAGCGGCTGGCCTCGTGA
- a CDS encoding acetyl/propionyl/methylcrotonyl-CoA carboxylase subunit alpha, translated as MKKVLIANRGEIAVRIVRACADSGLVSVAVYSDPDADALHVRLSDEAYTLSGSASSDTYLNTDKLLNVAARAGADAVHPGYGFLSENAAFAQAVLDAGLTWIGPSPEAIRSLGNKVTARGIAVRAGAPLVPGSDGPVADAEEVRAFAQQYGVPVAIKAAFGGGGRGLKIAYRFEDIDDAFDSAVREATLAFGRGECFVERFLDRPRHVEAQVLADIHGNVVVAGTRDCSLQRRNQKLVEEAPAPFLTDEQRHLIHESARAICREAGYAGAGTVEYLVAPDGVISFLEVNTRLQVEHPVTEETSGLDLVREQFRIAAGLPLSVTEDPVPHGHAIEFRINAEDAGRGFLPSPGPVDVFEAPTGAGIRVDTGVRSGSTIPAEYDSLMAKLIVHGEDRAQALRRARIALDELRVEGVPTVVPFHRAVVRDSDFTQPDRLRVHTTWIESEFAERLAVSLESGLTGPVARRETLTVELDGKAVQLGLPAQVFAALMNGGSAAVIPASGGDTEADRAAADGRITAPMGGNLVKWLAEDGAQVAANQPVAVLEAMKMETVVSASSAGAFRRGNQTPGAAVARGEVLGDVVSPVGWHRRP; from the coding sequence ATGAAGAAGGTCCTGATTGCCAACCGCGGCGAGATTGCCGTTCGAATTGTGCGCGCCTGCGCTGACTCTGGGTTGGTATCCGTGGCGGTGTACTCGGATCCCGACGCCGATGCGCTGCACGTGCGCCTCAGCGACGAGGCGTATACCCTAAGTGGTTCCGCCAGCTCTGATACCTACCTGAACACAGACAAGCTGCTCAACGTCGCTGCCCGCGCCGGCGCCGACGCAGTGCACCCAGGCTACGGCTTCCTGTCCGAGAACGCGGCTTTTGCCCAGGCGGTGCTCGACGCCGGTCTCACCTGGATCGGTCCTTCGCCAGAGGCCATCCGCAGTCTGGGGAACAAGGTCACAGCCCGCGGGATCGCAGTCCGCGCGGGCGCTCCCCTGGTTCCCGGGTCAGACGGTCCGGTGGCCGACGCCGAGGAGGTCCGCGCCTTCGCCCAGCAGTACGGCGTCCCGGTCGCCATCAAGGCCGCCTTCGGTGGTGGCGGCCGGGGGCTCAAAATTGCCTACCGCTTTGAGGACATCGACGACGCCTTCGACTCCGCGGTACGCGAGGCGACCCTTGCGTTTGGGCGGGGCGAGTGTTTTGTGGAGCGCTTCCTGGACCGCCCCCGGCATGTTGAGGCGCAGGTGCTGGCGGATATCCACGGGAACGTCGTCGTCGCCGGAACGCGCGACTGTTCGCTGCAGCGGCGCAACCAGAAGCTTGTCGAGGAGGCTCCCGCACCGTTCCTGACCGATGAGCAGCGCCACCTCATCCATGAATCGGCCCGGGCAATCTGCCGCGAGGCCGGTTACGCCGGTGCGGGCACGGTCGAATACCTCGTGGCACCCGACGGGGTCATTTCCTTCCTTGAGGTTAATACACGCCTGCAGGTCGAGCACCCGGTGACCGAGGAAACGTCCGGCCTCGACCTGGTACGCGAGCAGTTTCGCATCGCCGCCGGACTGCCCCTGTCCGTCACGGAAGACCCGGTTCCCCACGGCCACGCCATCGAGTTCCGCATCAACGCCGAAGACGCGGGCCGCGGGTTCCTGCCCTCTCCGGGGCCGGTCGACGTCTTCGAGGCACCCACCGGGGCGGGAATCCGAGTCGATACGGGTGTCCGATCCGGGTCAACCATCCCGGCCGAGTATGACTCCCTCATGGCCAAACTGATCGTGCACGGCGAGGACCGGGCGCAGGCACTGCGCCGCGCACGCATCGCCCTGGACGAACTCCGGGTCGAGGGCGTGCCCACTGTCGTCCCATTCCACCGTGCGGTCGTACGGGATTCGGACTTCACCCAGCCCGACCGGCTCCGTGTCCACACCACCTGGATCGAGTCCGAGTTCGCCGAACGCCTCGCCGTCTCGCTTGAGAGCGGGCTCACCGGTCCCGTCGCGCGACGGGAGACCCTCACCGTGGAGTTGGACGGCAAGGCCGTCCAACTCGGGCTGCCCGCCCAAGTATTCGCGGCGCTCATGAACGGCGGGAGTGCTGCCGTCATACCGGCTTCCGGCGGGGATACGGAAGCCGACCGCGCTGCAGCAGATGGCAGGATCACCGCCCCGATGGGTGGGAACCTGGTGAAATGGCTGGCCGAAGACGGCGCCCAGGTGGCCGCTAACCAGCCCGTCGCAGTGCTGGAGGCGATGAAGATGGAAACAGTCGTGTCCGCATCGTCAGCCGGCGCTTTTCGCCGGGGCAACCAAACCCCGGGCGCCGCCGTCGCACGCGGCGAGGTCCTCGGCGACGTGGTCAGTCCCGTTGGCTGGCATCGCAGGCCATGA
- a CDS encoding GntR family transcriptional regulator, with protein sequence MLRARIAAGQLMPGSKLSEQLLSAALGVSRNTLRQAFTTLTGDRL encoded by the coding sequence GTGCTGCGGGCGCGGATCGCGGCGGGCCAGCTGATGCCGGGGTCGAAGCTGTCGGAGCAGTTGCTGTCGGCGGCGCTCGGTGTTTCGCGGAACACCCTGCGGCAGGCGTTCACCACGCTCACCGGGGATCGATTGTGA
- a CDS encoding PQQ-dependent sugar dehydrogenase gives MRRWIQTAVAAGTCTLLAACTAPAPPSTSTFPAPASSAPVTSAPATSGPAGEPTRTGPATIAGTPQPVATDLAAPWSIVFRDGTPLVSERNSARILELAPNGSSRPIGTVEGVDDRGEAGLLGLAVGSGGDLYVYSTASDGNRVQRFPVTGTPGSLSLGQPDTLLDRIPAANIHDGGRIAFGPDGMLYVTTGDAGQRNSAQDPDSLGGKILRMTPDGGVPADNPFPGSFVYSYGHRNPQGLAWTDDGTLFATEFGQNTWDELNVITPGANYGWPTVEGIAGREGLVDPVQQWQPGAASPSGMAHAGGTLFIANLRGQVLLSVPVSDPSTSTEHYRREYGRIRDVALSPDGQLWFMTNNTDGRGDPRPGDDRILAVPLTEG, from the coding sequence ATGCGCCGTTGGATTCAAACAGCGGTTGCCGCCGGCACGTGCACCCTGCTCGCAGCGTGCACGGCACCGGCTCCACCGTCCACTTCCACGTTCCCTGCGCCGGCGTCCTCGGCTCCGGTTACTTCCGCCCCGGCCACTTCCGGCCCGGCCGGTGAGCCCACCCGGACAGGCCCTGCCACCATCGCCGGCACCCCGCAGCCTGTTGCAACGGACCTTGCCGCCCCATGGTCCATAGTGTTCCGGGACGGAACTCCCCTGGTCAGCGAGCGGAACAGCGCGCGCATTCTCGAACTCGCGCCGAATGGCTCCTCTCGTCCTATCGGAACCGTTGAGGGCGTGGATGACCGGGGAGAGGCAGGCCTGCTGGGCCTCGCGGTGGGCAGCGGCGGTGACCTGTACGTTTATTCGACGGCGTCGGACGGCAACCGGGTCCAGAGGTTCCCCGTGACCGGCACGCCAGGATCCCTGTCCCTTGGACAGCCCGACACCCTCCTTGACCGGATCCCGGCAGCGAACATCCACGACGGCGGCCGGATCGCCTTTGGGCCGGACGGCATGCTGTACGTGACGACCGGCGATGCGGGCCAGCGCAACAGCGCCCAGGACCCGGACTCCCTCGGCGGCAAAATCCTGCGCATGACTCCCGACGGCGGCGTCCCGGCAGACAACCCCTTCCCGGGCTCCTTCGTCTACAGCTACGGGCACCGGAATCCCCAGGGCCTGGCATGGACTGACGACGGAACCCTCTTCGCCACCGAATTCGGGCAAAACACCTGGGACGAGCTGAACGTCATCACGCCCGGCGCCAACTACGGCTGGCCCACGGTGGAGGGGATTGCGGGCAGGGAAGGTCTCGTGGATCCCGTGCAGCAATGGCAACCCGGAGCGGCAAGTCCCAGCGGAATGGCCCATGCAGGCGGGACGCTGTTCATCGCCAACCTCCGGGGACAGGTTTTGCTGTCAGTACCCGTCTCTGACCCCTCAACGTCCACGGAGCATTACAGGCGCGAGTACGGCCGGATCCGTGACGTGGCACTGTCGCCGGACGGTCAGCTGTGGTTCATGACCAACAACACCGACGGCCGTGGTGATCCGCGGCCCGGGGATGACCGGATCCTCGCAGTCCCCCTTACGGAGGGATGA
- a CDS encoding universal stress protein, with protein sequence MGGVVVVGVDGSESARKAAETARGLAESLGASLHVVTAFETERAETYGVGSDQVRISNADSAEIVAKLLANSSGQGLEITHSAARGKPADALIKEAMRLDARLIVVGNRRMRGIGRLLGSVANSVAHNAPCDVYIANTYDD encoded by the coding sequence ATGGGCGGAGTAGTCGTTGTAGGAGTGGACGGCAGCGAGTCGGCAAGGAAGGCGGCGGAAACCGCACGGGGCCTCGCGGAATCCCTGGGAGCTTCGCTTCACGTTGTGACCGCCTTCGAAACCGAGCGCGCCGAGACTTACGGTGTCGGATCGGACCAGGTGAGGATCTCGAATGCCGACAGCGCCGAGATTGTCGCGAAGTTGCTGGCCAATTCATCGGGACAGGGACTGGAAATAACCCACTCGGCCGCCCGCGGCAAACCAGCTGATGCCCTGATCAAGGAAGCCATGCGCCTGGATGCCCGGCTGATCGTGGTGGGCAACCGCAGGATGCGCGGCATCGGCCGGCTCCTCGGCAGCGTCGCCAACAGCGTGGCGCACAACGCCCCTTGCGATGTGTACATCGCCAACACGTACGACGACTAG
- a CDS encoding MFS transporter, whose amino-acid sequence MSITTTGNAQPGLKAGIGGRDPKKAAMSGWIGGALEYYDFALYGLAATLVFPAIFFPSENPTVAIIASLATYAVGYVSRPVGAIVLGAYGDRHGRKNVLVLAMLLMGFATFAVGLLPTYGQVGILAPVLLVILRLIQGFAVAGELGGASAMIVEHSPDARRGFFASFSLQGTQVGSILATGVLLPLAALLPADQFQSWGWRVPFLLSAFVILAGYIIRRRVQEPPAYLAQSETGTAKRRFPILDLLRTHPRVMILCVIMTFTNVVGMATLIFGVSYATQEGYGIGFSSSEFLWVTLVANLAAVATIPVFGALSDRIGRRTLMVAGGIGGGLMSGGYLWAIDQKSLFLVFVFVVIVQGIFFQMWNATFATFFQEQFPMRIRVTGFAVSQNVGLMIASFFPSIFTAVAPPGSANVPVVIGLITFGICVVAAVATFLSSDTKGKSLEDLEVHKAG is encoded by the coding sequence ATGAGCATTACGACTACCGGGAATGCCCAACCCGGCCTCAAAGCAGGCATCGGAGGCAGGGATCCGAAGAAAGCCGCCATGAGCGGCTGGATCGGCGGCGCGCTCGAGTACTACGACTTCGCCTTGTACGGCCTGGCCGCGACGCTCGTCTTCCCCGCCATCTTCTTCCCGTCCGAAAACCCCACAGTCGCGATCATCGCGTCGCTGGCGACGTATGCGGTGGGTTACGTCTCCCGTCCCGTCGGCGCTATTGTCCTGGGTGCATACGGTGACAGGCACGGGCGCAAGAACGTGCTTGTCCTGGCGATGCTGCTTATGGGCTTTGCAACTTTCGCCGTAGGGCTCCTGCCCACATACGGGCAGGTCGGTATCCTCGCCCCCGTCCTTCTGGTGATCCTCCGCCTCATCCAGGGGTTTGCGGTGGCAGGCGAACTCGGCGGCGCCAGCGCCATGATCGTGGAGCACTCACCTGACGCCCGGCGCGGCTTCTTCGCAAGCTTCAGCCTTCAGGGCACGCAGGTGGGATCCATCCTGGCCACCGGCGTCCTGCTTCCGCTGGCGGCCCTTCTCCCCGCCGACCAATTCCAGAGCTGGGGTTGGCGCGTTCCGTTCCTGCTCAGCGCCTTCGTGATCCTTGCCGGATACATCATCCGCCGTCGGGTCCAGGAGCCGCCGGCCTACCTGGCACAGTCGGAAACCGGTACAGCGAAGCGCCGGTTCCCGATCCTCGACCTCCTGCGCACGCACCCGCGCGTCATGATCCTTTGCGTCATCATGACGTTCACCAATGTGGTGGGCATGGCCACCCTCATTTTTGGCGTCTCCTATGCAACCCAGGAGGGCTACGGCATCGGCTTCTCCAGCAGCGAGTTCCTGTGGGTAACCCTCGTGGCGAACCTGGCTGCAGTAGCGACGATCCCGGTGTTCGGCGCCCTGTCCGACCGGATTGGCCGGCGAACGCTGATGGTGGCCGGCGGAATCGGCGGCGGCCTCATGTCCGGGGGCTACTTGTGGGCCATCGACCAGAAGAGCCTGTTCCTGGTCTTTGTCTTTGTCGTGATCGTGCAGGGAATCTTCTTCCAGATGTGGAACGCAACCTTTGCCACGTTCTTCCAGGAGCAGTTCCCCATGCGGATCCGTGTGACCGGATTCGCGGTGTCGCAGAACGTCGGCCTCATGATCGCGTCATTCTTCCCGAGCATCTTCACAGCGGTAGCTCCTCCAGGGTCTGCAAACGTTCCGGTGGTGATCGGGCTGATCACGTTCGGGATTTGCGTCGTGGCGGCGGTGGCTACCTTCCTGTCCTCCGACACGAAGGGCAAGTCACTGGAAGACCTCGAAGTACACAAGGCCGGATAG
- a CDS encoding polysaccharide deacetylase family protein yields the protein MNQPAIADLLHPITWPDGVKAAASFTFDVDAESCTIAHDPASTRRMSLMSHQSYGPKVAVPRLLKILERQDILATFFIPGFTAESYPDVVRRIVDGGHEVAHHGYLHEPMQGVDATTEAGYIDRGLEALAKVAGIRPVGYRAPWWELNWHSPGLLADRGFLYDSSLLDGDAPYRFAVAHNDPRDIVEIPVDWALDDWEQYAFYPGVTGSGVIESPAKVLEMWTLEAEAHHSQGSCFVLTNHPFISGRPSKAVALEQLIERVKAMDGMWVTTMDKIAEHTKATVSEIHTHARIEVPAFPGAGAKFEPALVRDGVLN from the coding sequence GTGAACCAGCCCGCCATCGCGGACCTCCTGCACCCGATCACCTGGCCCGACGGCGTCAAAGCCGCCGCGTCCTTCACCTTCGATGTGGACGCCGAGTCCTGCACCATTGCCCACGATCCCGCCAGCACCCGCCGGATGTCGCTGATGAGCCACCAGTCCTACGGACCCAAAGTCGCGGTGCCGCGGCTCCTGAAGATCCTGGAGCGGCAGGACATTCTGGCCACCTTCTTCATCCCTGGATTCACTGCGGAATCCTACCCGGACGTGGTGCGGCGGATCGTGGACGGCGGGCATGAGGTGGCGCACCACGGCTACCTGCACGAACCGATGCAGGGGGTCGATGCCACCACCGAGGCCGGCTACATCGACCGCGGCCTGGAGGCACTGGCAAAGGTGGCCGGTATCCGCCCCGTCGGCTACCGCGCCCCGTGGTGGGAGCTGAACTGGCACTCGCCCGGCCTGCTGGCAGACCGCGGGTTCCTCTACGATTCGAGCCTGCTCGACGGCGACGCCCCCTACCGCTTTGCCGTCGCCCACAATGATCCACGGGACATCGTGGAGATTCCCGTGGACTGGGCCCTGGACGACTGGGAGCAGTACGCGTTCTACCCCGGCGTGACGGGCAGCGGCGTCATCGAAAGCCCGGCCAAGGTGCTGGAGATGTGGACGCTCGAAGCCGAGGCACACCACTCCCAGGGCAGCTGCTTCGTCCTGACCAACCACCCGTTCATCTCCGGCCGGCCGTCCAAGGCGGTAGCCCTGGAGCAGCTGATCGAGCGGGTAAAGGCCATGGACGGCATGTGGGTGACCACCATGGACAAGATCGCCGAACACACCAAGGCAACCGTCAGCGAAATCCACACCCACGCCCGGATCGAGGTGCCCGCCTTCCCGGGTGCCGGCGCAAAGTTCGAGCCGGCCCTGGTGCGGGACGGCGTGCTGAACTAG